The window CCGCGCGGTCAACGGGCATGTGCCCGGCGACAACGAGCAAACCCTCACCCGGCTACGGATGTTCCTCGACGGTCGACCGTGACGTTGGGGTTGGTGACGCCCGGTCAGCCCGGATGGGCCGGTCCCGCCATAACGGCCGAGACCGGCTGACGGCCCCAGAATCAGACCGGCGGCCACCACGTGCACCAACACCCAGGCGTACGCGGCGTCCTCAGCTAGGCCACGAGCTGGGCCAGGAAGCAGCATTGGCCGTCGATGGCCAGCCGTTGAGCGACCTGATCGCGCGCACGAACCGTACGCATTGGTCGACGAATCCCGTTCCCGCATCGGGCAGGCGCAACGCCTGGATCGCCGCATGTGGGTCGACGACCGGGAACAGGTCAAGCTGGCATTCCTCGATCTGACCTCCACCGCGAATGGCCGCGGCCAGCGTGGTTGCTGCCCCGACGGCGACGCCGACGCAGGTGCGGTCCGGGATGCACAACAGGATGGTCCGTGCTGGTTCGTCGAACTCGGGATAGGCCGGGTATGCGCTGACATAGAAGAACGCACCGTCGTCCTTGTCGCCTACCACCAGCCGGTAGAACGGGCCGGAGCGGCCGTAGTCAGGCCCGACCAGATCGGCGCCGACGATGGTCGTCTCCTGCTCGGCCAGGGTCAGGACCCGACCCGGATCGACCAACTCACCCTGGTCGTACCGGCGGCCGGTGCGTACAGCATTCGCCGGTACGGAACAGCCGCCCAGCAACTCGGTCAGTACCTCCCGGGTCGTGGTCACCAGCGCGACGACGGGGAAGGCGACCGGCATCGCTGCCTGTAGCTCCACGGACATGAATCCCCCCATGGTCGGAACCCGAAGCATTGTGGCATCCCCAACCGCCCCTGCCCGTCATGGAGCAGGTCGCCGTCGGCCTCGACCACAGCCAGACCCATGATCAAAATCGGTGCCGCGACATCTGCATGGCCGGGCACACCTTCACCGTCACCGCGCTTCGTCCTCAGGACGGTTCGACGACCGAACTCGCGCGGATCAAATACGCGACCCACCCTTCACGAGACAGACCCGGTCGGTGCCCCTAAGGTGCGGCCGAGCGCGTTTAGCCGACTGATTCTTGGCCGTGAAGGGCACGGTCTCAAGTGTCAGATCATGGTCGTTACAGGCTACGAGCTCGGAGTCAGCGGTATCGTGCTGGCCGTTGTGGAGGGATTCCGGTTGCTGGGCGACGGCGCCCGGCGTTTGACCGTGGACTGGAACGGGCCCGGTGCGCCCCAACGTCTGGAGTGATGCGGCCTTTGCTTGAGGACGACGGTCGGTCGCAGCTCAGGTGAATCGAACCATGGGGCGGCTGTGTGATTCGGCATGGGCATCTTAAGTCGCTCTGGACCGTGAGATGGAGTGGAGCTTGAGGGTCAGCAGATTGATTTTGGATGTAGCTTTTCCGGTGTCGTGCGGTTAGCGGCGTCGGTTGTGAGGAATTGCCGGTTCTTTGGGCCAGAACTGTGTACGGTTCGGTTTCTTGTGAGTCCCTTGTCGAGGAGATTGCGCGGTGTCAGAGGTCGCAGAGCCGAGCGGGGACGGTGTTGGGTTGACTGATGCCCTAGGCGCAGCCGCCGACGACGGGCGGGCTTGGGAACCGGCGCCTCTGTCCGGCAGGTCGGCTGCCACGGTCTCCCAGTGGGTGGAGGTGCATCGACTGGCGGTAGCCGGTCGGGAGCCGGTGATCGCCCGGGATGTCGGGAGACAGGTCGCGCGGGCGTGGCTTCGCGGGTCTCGGTTCGCGGACGTCGCCGCCCTTGCGGGGGCTACCCTGACTCTCGGTCCGGACGCCGATGCCTTCCACGACCTAGGCTGGGCCCAATCCTCCACCGGGCAACCCCAACAGGCGCTGAGCAGCTACAAGCGGGCCCTGCACCTGTACCGCAAGGCCGGCAAGGAAGGCTACGACGCCGCCACACTCAACAACATCGGCGCCGTGTACAACAACTTGGGGGACCGGCAGCAGGCCCTGACCTACTACCAACAGGCCCTGTCCATCCGGCGGGAGGTCGGCGACCGCGCCGGCGAAGCGACCACCCTCACCAACATCGGCCTCGTGCACGACAATCTCGGGGACCGGCAGCAGGCCTTGACCTACTATCAGCAGGCCCTGCCCATCATGCAGAGGGTCGGCGACCGCGCCGGCGAAGCGACCACCCTCAACAACATCGGCCTCGTGTACAACAACCTCGGGGACCGGCAGCAGGCCCTGACCTACTACCAACAGGCCCTGTCCATCCGGCGGGAGGTCGGCGACCGCGCCGGCGAAGCGACCACCCTCAACAACATCGGCGGCGCGCACGACGGGCTCGGGGACCAGCAGCAGGCCCTGACCTACTACCAACAGGCCCTACCCCTCCATCGGGAGGTCGGCGACCGCGCCGGCGAAGCGACCACCCTCAACAACATCGGCGGCGCGCACAACAACCTCGGGGACCAGCAGCAGGCCCTGACCCGCTACCAACAGGCCCTGTCCATCCGGCAGGAGGTCGGCGACCGCGCCGGCGAGGCGACCACCCTCAACAACATCGGCTCCGTGCACGACGGGCTCGGGGACCAGCAGCAGGCCCTGACCTACTTCAAGCAGGCTCTCCCCATCCTGCGAGGGGTCGGCGACCGCGCCGGCGAAGCGGCCACCCTCAACAACATCGGCCTCGTGCACGACAGGCTCGGGGACCAGCAGCGGGCCCTGACCTACTACCAACAGGCCCTGCCCCTCCACCGAGAGGTCGGCAACCGCGCCGGCGAAGCGACCACCCTCAACAACATCGGCGCAATCCGGTTCCAGCAGGGCGATTTCGCAGGAGCAAAGGACAACTACGACGAAGGCCTTGCGATATTTCACGCTATCGGCGACCGCATATCAGAGGCGACGACGAGTTTCAACATGGCTGTCATGCTGTTGCAGATGGCACGAGTCGACGATGCTGCGCATTTCCAGCGCCGAGCCATCGCCTTGGCCGAGCGAACGAGTCATCCGGCACTGGACCAAATCCGAGCACTTCTCATCCAGCTCAAACAAGCGGAAGAATGATTGACAGTGGGTACTGCCTCACTTGAAGTCTCGGGACCGGACGCCACGCGTTGGGTAGCGGATCTCCACGTCGCCCTTGTCGCGGCCACTAGGCCCGGCGGCAGTGTGTCACGTTCCCTCCACCCCGAAGGTGTCACCGTCAAGATCCTGCTCAACGACGGGGCCTGGCTCGACTTGTCCGACGTCGGCCAGGGGCAGCTGGAGATCGTTTTTCCGCATGACGAATCGCAGCAGAGTTGAGGGCGGAGACAACCTGGATGAGCGAGATGAACAGCTACGAGCTGGGGATTTTTCAGCAGACGTCAGGCCACTGGGAACTGCGCTTGTCGGCCGATGGCGGCACCCCGAAGACCCGTGTCGTGGACGGAGCAGCGATCGACCACCTCATTGAGATGGTGGAGCGCGACTACAGCCAGGATGCGGTCGCCCAAAAGGTGTTCGGCTCCCCGCAGCTACGTGACCTCGGCGCAAAACTGGCCACCTTCCTCGACGGCGACGAACGGTGGCTGACTCCGGTGCTGGACCACCCGTCCGGCGCCACGCTGCGGATCACCGCCGGGGAACGGCTACGGCACCTCCCCTGGGAGCTGCTCGCCGATAACGGCTCGTACCTGACCGTCTCCGGCCACGCACCGCTGCTACCGGTACGTGCCGTCGGCACCAACACGGCCCTCAAAACCTCGACCTCCCCTGGAAACCGTCCCCTGCGGGTGCTGTTCATGGCGACGTCCCCGGAGGGTGTCGAGCCCGTGCTCCACTACGAGGCGGAGGAGGCGGCCATCCTGTCTGCGACCTCGCGTACGGGCACTGAACTGGTCGTCGAGGAGAGCGGCACCCTGGAAGGGCTTCGCTTTATCAGTCGCGACTATGGTGCGGGATACTTCGACGTCCTGCATCTGAGCGGCCACGCCACCATCAGCACGGACAGCCAACCCACTTTCCTGGCGGAGAACGAGTTCGGCGGGCTGGCCTACGCCACGGCTGACGAGATCGCCCAGGCCATGGCCGGGCGCTGGCCCCGACTGGTTTTCGTCTCCGGCTGCCTCACCGGTAGCGCCCCCGACGCAGGCACTTTCCCCTCCATGAGCGAGAGCCTCGTCCGTGCTGGAGCCCCCGCCGTGCTGGGGTGGGCGCTGCCGGTCGGCGACGTCTCCGCGACCGAGTTCGCCGCCCAGCTCTACCAGACACTGGCTGACGGTGAGCCCCTCGACCGGGCCGTCATCGAGGCCCGCCAGCATCTCTACAAGCACAAGCGGGGCAACTGGCACCTGCTACGCGTCTACGCCGACAAGTCCCCGCTGGCACCCATGGTCACGCCTCTGCGCACCGAGGGGCGTGCATGGATCCAGATTCGGCCCGCCGACCAGGACTTCCTCGACCGGCAAACTCAGCTTTCCCGGGTTGCCACCCGCGCCGCCTTCGTTGGACGACGGCGCGTCATCCAGCGCTGCCTGCGCACGCTCAAGCAACCCCACGGTCACGACGGCGCGGCTGAGGCCCTCATCCTGCACGGCATGGGCGGCCTCGGCAAGAGCAGCCTCGCCTCCCGGCTACTGGAACGCATGCCCAGCCACCAGCGGGTCGTCTGGTACGGCCGCGTCGACCTGACCAAGTTTCGAGAACTCACCACCAAGGTCAAACTCCCCACCCTTGAGCAGGAATTGCAGGCAGCCGAGCTCCTCGACAACAATCAGGCTCCCCTTGCCGCCCGCCTGCGCCACCTGCTCCGTGTCGACGGGCCTCTCGGGCGGACCCCCTGCCTGTTCGTGTTCGACGACTTCGAGGACGGCAACCTCGACGAACGCGACGGCACTCACGTGCTCTCCTATGAGATGGCCGACATCCTGCCCGCCCTACTCAAGGCCATCCGCGAAACCGGCAGCCCCAGCCGAGTTATCATCACCAGCCGCTATCGGTTCCCTAGGCCCGCCGCAACCGCGATCGTCGTCGAGTCACTCGAATCCCTCAGCGAGATCGAACAGAAGAAGAAACTCGCGAACCTGCCGAACCTGGGCCCTGCATCCTCCGTCGACCCCGACATCCGCAAGCGCGCCATCCAGGCTGCGGCCGGCAACCCCCGCCTACTCGATTGGCTCGACCTGATCGTCGCCGACACCAGCCTCGACATTGAAGGCCTCATCGCCACCATCGAGCAGGAGGCCGACCGGTTCCGCCGGGAGACCATCCTCGCGAAGAACCTCCTCAGCTCTCAAACCTCCGATCTGCAAAAGATGCTCGCGAAGGTCAACGTCGTCGAACTGCCCGTCCCCGCTGAGACCATCAAGGCCATCCACAACCACCCGGAGACCACCGGCCACATCAAACGCGCCGCCCAACTCGGCCTGATCGAAGAAGGCACCGACCCCGAAACCCGCCAACCCCGCTACTACGTTTCCAATGTTCTACGCCCCCTCATCCGCCCCCTGCTCACCGATGACGAGTACGCCCAAGCCTGTGCCGCCGGCGCACGATCCCTCTACCAACTCTGGGTCACCGACCCCGCCACCCCCAAGTCCGCGTCATGACCACCCTCACCCAGTTAGGGGAGGTGCATCGGCTGGCGGTGGCCGGTAGGGAGTCGGTGATCGCCCGGGACGTCGGGGAGCGGGTGGCGAGGGTGTGGCTGGGCAGGTCCCGGTTCGCCGACGTCGCGGCCCTCGCTAACGCGACCTTGACCCTCGGCCCGGACGCCGGTGCCTTCTACGACCTGGGCTGGGCCCAATCCTCCACAGGGCAACCCCAACAGGCCCTGGACAACTACGAGCGGGCCCTGCACCTGTACCGCGAGGTCGGCAACCGCGGCAACGAAGCGGCCACCCTCAACAACATCGGCGGCGTGTACGACAGCCTCGGGGACCGGCAGCAAGCCCTCACCTACTACCAACAGGCCCTCCCCATCCAACGGGACGTCGGCGACCACGCCGGCATAGCGGCCACCCTCAACAACATCGGCCTCGTATACAACGGGCTCGGGGACCGGCAGCAAGCCCTCACCTACTACCAACAGGCCCTTCGCATCCAACGGGACGTCGGCAGCCACGCAGGCGAAGCAACCACCCTCAACAACATCGGCCACGTGTACAACGGGCTCGGGGACCAACAGCAAGCCCTCACCTACTACCAACAGGCCCTTCGCATCCAACGGGACGTCGGCAACCGCGCAGGCGAAGCAACCACCCTCAACAACATCGGCGGCGTGCACGACAACCTCGGGGACCTGCCGCAAGCCCTCACCTACTACCAACAGGCCCTCCCCATCCGGCGGGAAGTCGGCGACCGCGCCGGCGAAGCGGCCACCCTCAACAACATCGGCGCCGTGTACAACGGGCTCGGGGACCAACAGCAAGCCCTCACCCACTACCAACAGGCCCTTTCCATTACGCGGGAGGTCAGCAACCGGGTCGGCGAAGCAGTCACCCGGTACAACATCGGGATGATCCACCGGGCGGAGGGAAACCTCGACTGGGCAATCGGCGAGCTAGAACTCGTCGTCAACCTCGACCGCCAAGTCGGCCACCCGGACCTAGCATCCGACGCTGCCACACTCGAACAGGTACGCCAAGAACGGGCAAGAACCCAGAAAGCGACCTAATCACCTCACCCACTCGGCTGGGCTGAACACCGGGCAGGTGCGCATCGCCCGACCGGACCCGATACACCGAGACTGCCGCTGTGTTCAACGCGCGTAGAAAGTGTTTCACCGCTCACCGAGGCGTCAAGACTGACTGCATTGTTTCTGCCACGGTGCGGGTGCGTCTGTTTCCTCTTTCTCAGATGGCTACCGGTCGTTGACGCAGCGCAGTACGGGTCGACTGGTCAACGCCGCCGCCTCCAACGCCCCAGCCGAGCGGACGGTGAACGTGGCTGTCTCCCCCGGCAGCAGCGTGACCAGGGCCTCGTCCACCTCAGCCGTCGGATCCAGCCGGTCGGCCGCAAGCACCAGATCCCGCAGAATCGTCCGAGCGGTCACCCGTACCCGCGTCACCTGACCGGTGGCGGCTGCCGAAGACTCGACCACGGCCTCGTAAGCAGCGGTCGGGTACGCAACATCTTTGTCCTCGGCGAAGAACCAGAACGCGCGCTGGCCCGTACCGACTGCTTCGGCGAGCAGCAGCTCGTGCCGGGGACGGTCGGTGGTGGACAGGTCCGCCGGGAGCGGAACCGTCGCCACCGAGTGCGGCGCCACCTCCAGGTCGAGGGCCGTCTTGGCGGCCGGTTCCCCGTCCAGGGTCAGCCGGGTCACGGTCACCGAGGTACGCCAGGGCACGCCCCCGTCGTTCACCGCGACCAGGTTCAACCCGCCGCCGTCACCCGGTTGTACGGTCAGCAGCCGGTCGGCGTAGACCCGGCGCAGGGCGTACCAGAGGGGTTTGCGACGGCCGTCGCCGTCGACGGCGGCCCACGATGTGACCGGCCAGCAGTCGTTGAGCTGCCAGACGATGGTGCCCATGCAGAGTGGGCGCAGCGCCCGGAAGTGTTCCACCCCGAGGCTGATCGCGCGGGCCTGGTTGAGCTGGGTCAGGTAGTGCCAGTCGTCGAAGTCGACCGGGGCGGGCAGGTGGGCGTCGAGTCCCCGTTGCAGTTTCGCGTCGCCGCCGCCGGCCTTCTGGTGGTGGGCCATGCCGGGCGAGTCGTGGGCCAGGGGTTCGTCACTCAGCGCCCGGCGCAGGGTCGCGTACGCGGGTGGGGCCTGATACCCGAACTCGGCCACGAACCGGGGCCGGTACTCCCGGTACTTGGTGTAGTCCTCGCGGTTCCACACGTCCCAGATGTGCATGCTGCCGTACGCAGGATCGTTCGGGTGTTTGTCGGTCCGCCCCGACCAGGGGCTGCCCGGCCAGTACGGTCGGGTCGGGTCCAGTTCGGCGACGATCGCCGGGAGCAGCTCGAAGTAGTAGCCGGCGCCCCAGGTCCGGTCCCCCAGTGGCTCCTGCCAGCCCCAGTCGTGCCAGCCCCAGATGTTCTCGTTGTTGCCGATCCAGAGGATCAGGCTCGGGTGGCTGGCGAGGCGTACGACCTGCGCGCGCGCCTCGGCCTCGACCTCGGTGGCGAACGGTTCCTCCTCCGGGTACGCCGCGCACGCGAACGGGAAGTCCTGCTCGACCAGGAGGCCAAGCTCGTCGGCGAGGTCGTAGAAGTCCTCGGACTCGTACCGGCCACCGCCCCAGACCCGGAGCATGTTGACGTTCGCGTCGACGGCCTGGGTGAAGCGGGCGGCGTAACGCTCGCGGGTGACCCGGGTGACGAAAACGTCGTCGGGGATCCAGTTGACGCCACGGATCAGGATCGGGGTTTCGTTGACCAGGATGGTGAACGCCGAGCCGTGTTCGTCCTCGCTGGTGTCGAGGCTGGTGGAGCGGAAACCGATCCGGCGCTGCCAGGTGTCGAGGGCTGCGCCGTCGGGGCCGCGCAGGGTCACGTCGAGCGGGTACCGGGTCTGCTCGCCGTAGCCGCGCGGCCACCACAGTTCGGGGTCGGGCACGTCGACGGTCAGGACCGTACTCGTGACGCCTGCCGGGATGACGGCTTCGGTGCGTACCCCGGCGACCGCGAGGCTGACGGTCAGCGGCTCGGCGGCGGCGCGTTCGACGGTGACCACCGCCTCGACCCGGCCGGTGTTGTCGGTGACGGTGACCAGCGGGCGGACCTCGGCCAGCCGGGCGACCGACCAGGTGTGCAGCTCGATCGGCTGCCAGATGCCGGCGGTGACCAGCGTCGGACCCCAGTCCCAACCGAAGTTGCAGGCCATCTTCCGGATGAAGTTGAACGGCTCCGGGTACGCGTTCGGCCGGTCACCGAGCGAGTCGCGCAACCCCTCGGCGTAGCGGTACGCGGAGTCGAACCGGACCTCCAGGGTGTTCTCCCCCGGCAGCAACAGCGACCGTACGTCGAACCGGTAGCTCCGGTGCATGTTGGCGGTACGCCCGACCTCGACCCCGTTGAGCTGGATCGTCGCCACCGTGTCCAGCCCGGCGCAGACCAGGTCCACCCGGTCGGCGGCCTGGTCGTCCCACTCGAAGGTGGTCCGGTAGACCCAGTCGGTCCGCCCGATCCAGGCCACGGCCAGCTCGTTGCTGTCCAGGTACGGGTCCGGGATCAGCCCCGCGGCGAGCAGGTCGGTGTGCACACAACCCGGTACGGTCGCCGGGACCGGCTGGTCGGACACGGACGCGGGCACTGCGGGGTGGGCCACGGGCCGGACCGACCAGCCGTCGTGCAGCGGACGCCGGGAGGGAAGGACAGCCGGTTCGGTTGAGCGAAGCGTCATGACTTGATCGCGCCTTCCATGATTCCTCGTACGATCTGCCGTCCACCGACGAACAGCATGATGAGCAACGGGATGGTGGCCACCAGTGCACCGGCCAGGACCCGGCGGTAGAGCACGTAGTTTCCGCTGGCGAGGTCGGAGATGGCGACCATCGAGGTCGGGTAGTCGGTCCCGTTCAGGGTGATCAACGGCCACTGGAAATCATTCCAGGTGCCGACGAAGGTGAGCAGGCCCAGTACGGCCAGCGCCGGGCGTACCGCCGGCAGGACGATGCTGGCGTAGATGCGCATCGTGGTGGCCCCGTCGATCCTGGCCGCCTCGACGAGTTCGTCCGGCACCGCCTCCAGGATGAACTGCCGCATGTAGAAGACCCCGAACGCGCTGACCAGGCCGGGCACGATGACGGCGAGCAGGGTGCCGTTCCACCCGATTTTGCCCATCACGATGTAGAGCGCGACCACGCCGAGCTGGTTCGGCACGGTCAGGGTGAGGATCACGATCACCATCAGGACGTTGCGGCCCTTGAACCGGAGCTTGGCGAAGGCGAAGCCGGCCAGCGAGCAGAAGAAGAGGACGGCGACGGTGACGACCGTCGAGACGATCGCGCTGTTGGCCAGGGACTGGATGAAGTAGACGTCCTGCATCGAGAAGACCTCGCGCAGGTTGGTCAGGAGCTGGTCGCCGGGGACCACCTGCGGCGGGATCTTGGCCAGGGCGGCGTCGGTGCTGGTGGCGATCACCAGCATCCAGTAGAGCGGGAAGGCGGAGAAGAGGATGACCAGGGAGAGGAAGACGTAGTTCCACAGGCTGCCGGGGGTGTCCGCCGGGGCCCGTCCGGTCAACGCGGCCCGTCGGCGGCTGCGCGGGGTCTGCGGGGTGGTGGTCGTACTCATCGTTTCCCCCCGCCGAGCCGGTTGGTGATCAGTGCGTTCACCGCGGCGACCACCACGATGATCAGGAACAGGGCCCAGGACATGGCGGCGGCGTACCCGAGGTTGAGGTCCTTCCAGCCGACCTTGTAGATGAGCTGGGCGATGGTCTGCCACTCGCCGTTGGCGCCGCCCCGGGCCGCCTGGGCGTTCTGCTCCAGCAGCATCGGCTCGGTGAAGAGTTGCAGGCCACCGATGGTCGACAGCACCACCGTGAAAATCACCACGGGCCGGATCATCGGTACGGTGATCCGCCAGAGCTGCCGCCAGACCCCCGCCCCGTCGACGGCGGCTGCCTCGTAGATGTCGCGCGGGATCGACTGCATCGCGGCGAGGTAGAGCAGGGCGTTGTAGCCGATCCACTTCCAGTTGACCATCGTGGCCAGCACGAACCAGGACGACCATTTCGCGCTGCGCCAGTCGATCGGCTCGTCGCCGGTCAGGTGCAGGACCGAGAGGACCCAGTTGGCCACCCCGCCGTCGCGGGCGAAGACCACCGCGAAGACGAGGGTCGAGGCGGTGATCGGGGTGACGTACGGCAGCAGCACCCCGACCCGGAACCAGGTCTGTGCGCGCAGCCGGCGGTTGAGCACCGACGCGATGACCAGCGCCAGGGTCAACTGGGGCACGGTGGACAGGACGAAGATGCCGAACGTGTTGTAGAGCGCGTTCCAGAAGTCGTCGTCGGTCAGCAGTTTCTCGAAGTTCGCCAGCCCGGCCCACCCGGTCAGGGTGGCGTCGTCCAGTCGCCAGTGCCGCAGCGCGACGACTCCGTTGAAGATGATCGGGAAGAGCCCGAACACCAGGAACAGCAGGAAGAACGGGGCGACGAGCAGGTACGGCGTAAAGCGCATGTCGAAGCGGTGCAGCCGGTTGCGCCAGCGGTGCCGGTCGGGCTCGTCGCGACCGGTGGGGCGCCCGGCCGGTCCGCCCGGCGGCGCCGCCGGGTCGGCACGGGTGACGGACATCGGACCTCCTAGGACGTGGCCGCCTTCTGGGCTTCCTTGGTCGCCTCGGTCCAGGCCTGGTTCAGCGGCTTGCCCTTGAGGTCACCGTTCTGCATCCGGTTCAGTACGTTCTCCACCGCGACCCGGGTCGGCCCGTTCTTCCTGCCCAGGTACTGCGGGGTCAGGCCCTCGGCGGTCTTGGAGAAGATCTGGCCGACGGGTGCGTTGTTGAAGAACGGGTTGGTGAAGTCCCGGATCGCCGGGTCCTGGTAGAGGGCCGGCTGGGACGGCAGGTTGCCGACCTTGTTGAAGATCTCGATCTGCTGCTCGGGCTGGATCAGCCACTCCAGCAGCTTGTACGCCTCGTCGGCGTGCTTGCTCTGCTTGGGGATGGTGAGGAACGAGCCGCCCCAGTTGCCGCCACCGCCGGGAATCGCCGCCACGTCCCACTTGCCGGCGGTGTCCGGGGCGCTGTTCTTGATGTGCCCCTGCATCCACGCCGGGCAGGCCAGTACGGCGAAACTGCCCTTGGCGAAGGCGGCGTTCCACTCCGGTTGGAAGGCCGGCAGGTTCGCGGAGATGTCGGCCCGGATCGCCTTGGCGGCCGTGTCGAACGCGACCTTCGGCCCACCGTTCATCTGGAGCGCGTCGCCCTGGTCGTAGAACCCGACCGACTGCTGCCCGAGTACGGGATTGAAGATGTTGGTGCCGGAGTCGATGAACTTCTTGCCCGTCGCCCTGGTGTAGGTCTCACCGGTGCTGATGAACTGGTCCCAGGTGGGCCAGAGGGCGGAGACCCGGTCCCGTTCGGTGGGGAGGCCGGCGGCCTGGAACAGGTCGGTCCGGTAACACATGGCCAGCCCGCCGACGTCGGTGCCGAGGCCGATCTGGGCCTTGCCGTCGGGGGTCAGCGTCTGCTTCCACTTCCACGACAGGTACTTGCTCTCGTACTGGCCGGCGCCGGAGTCGAGCAGGTTGACGAACTTGTCGGCCTGGCCGCGGAACTGGACGACGAAGCCCTCGTCGATGGCGGCGATGTCGGGGGCGCCGTCCCCGGCGATCAGCTTCTTCTGCAGGTCCTCGTGCTGGGCGTTGTACTCGCCGGTGTTCAGGCTGATCTTGACGTTCGGGTTCGCGGCCTCGTACCTGCCCTTCAGCTCGTCCAGCCCGAAGTCGCCCCAGTAGGCGATCTTCAGGGTGACGGCGCCACCCGACTCCGAACCGCCGCCGCTGTTGCCACTGCAACCCGCGACCAGAAGCATCCCTGCCGCGCTCGCGGCGACCAGCCGGACCCATCGGGCCCCGGACCCTGCCATGTTTTCCTCCACACCGTGGGAACGCTCCCGACATCGAGGAACGTTGACTGAACCGGATAAGTGAAGCCACCGTACGGTCGGGTCTCAGCCGTGTCAATGACGTGTTAACAGCGTGGGCATCGCGTAATCGAGATCGTCGGTGGTTATGCTTAACCGGACAAGCGGCCGCCGCCGCAA of the Micromonospora sp. NBC_01796 genome contains:
- a CDS encoding tetratricopeptide repeat protein, encoding MEVHRLAVAGREPVIARDVGRQVARAWLRGSRFADVAALAGATLTLGPDADAFHDLGWAQSSTGQPQQALSSYKRALHLYRKAGKEGYDAATLNNIGAVYNNLGDRQQALTYYQQALSIRREVGDRAGEATTLTNIGLVHDNLGDRQQALTYYQQALPIMQRVGDRAGEATTLNNIGLVYNNLGDRQQALTYYQQALSIRREVGDRAGEATTLNNIGGAHDGLGDQQQALTYYQQALPLHREVGDRAGEATTLNNIGGAHNNLGDQQQALTRYQQALSIRQEVGDRAGEATTLNNIGSVHDGLGDQQQALTYFKQALPILRGVGDRAGEAATLNNIGLVHDRLGDQQRALTYYQQALPLHREVGNRAGEATTLNNIGAIRFQQGDFAGAKDNYDEGLAIFHAIGDRISEATTSFNMAVMLLQMARVDDAAHFQRRAIALAERTSHPALDQIRALLIQLKQAEE
- a CDS encoding CHAT domain-containing protein; the encoded protein is MSEMNSYELGIFQQTSGHWELRLSADGGTPKTRVVDGAAIDHLIEMVERDYSQDAVAQKVFGSPQLRDLGAKLATFLDGDERWLTPVLDHPSGATLRITAGERLRHLPWELLADNGSYLTVSGHAPLLPVRAVGTNTALKTSTSPGNRPLRVLFMATSPEGVEPVLHYEAEEAAILSATSRTGTELVVEESGTLEGLRFISRDYGAGYFDVLHLSGHATISTDSQPTFLAENEFGGLAYATADEIAQAMAGRWPRLVFVSGCLTGSAPDAGTFPSMSESLVRAGAPAVLGWALPVGDVSATEFAAQLYQTLADGEPLDRAVIEARQHLYKHKRGNWHLLRVYADKSPLAPMVTPLRTEGRAWIQIRPADQDFLDRQTQLSRVATRAAFVGRRRVIQRCLRTLKQPHGHDGAAEALILHGMGGLGKSSLASRLLERMPSHQRVVWYGRVDLTKFRELTTKVKLPTLEQELQAAELLDNNQAPLAARLRHLLRVDGPLGRTPCLFVFDDFEDGNLDERDGTHVLSYEMADILPALLKAIRETGSPSRVIITSRYRFPRPAATAIVVESLESLSEIEQKKKLANLPNLGPASSVDPDIRKRAIQAAAGNPRLLDWLDLIVADTSLDIEGLIATIEQEADRFRRETILAKNLLSSQTSDLQKMLAKVNVVELPVPAETIKAIHNHPETTGHIKRAAQLGLIEEGTDPETRQPRYYVSNVLRPLIRPLLTDDEYAQACAAGARSLYQLWVTDPATPKSAS
- a CDS encoding tetratricopeptide repeat protein, with translation MTTLTQLGEVHRLAVAGRESVIARDVGERVARVWLGRSRFADVAALANATLTLGPDAGAFYDLGWAQSSTGQPQQALDNYERALHLYREVGNRGNEAATLNNIGGVYDSLGDRQQALTYYQQALPIQRDVGDHAGIAATLNNIGLVYNGLGDRQQALTYYQQALRIQRDVGSHAGEATTLNNIGHVYNGLGDQQQALTYYQQALRIQRDVGNRAGEATTLNNIGGVHDNLGDLPQALTYYQQALPIRREVGDRAGEAATLNNIGAVYNGLGDQQQALTHYQQALSITREVSNRVGEAVTRYNIGMIHRAEGNLDWAIGELELVVNLDRQVGHPDLASDAATLEQVRQERARTQKAT
- a CDS encoding glycoside hydrolase family 2 protein, whose protein sequence is MTLRSTEPAVLPSRRPLHDGWSVRPVAHPAVPASVSDQPVPATVPGCVHTDLLAAGLIPDPYLDSNELAVAWIGRTDWVYRTTFEWDDQAADRVDLVCAGLDTVATIQLNGVEVGRTANMHRSYRFDVRSLLLPGENTLEVRFDSAYRYAEGLRDSLGDRPNAYPEPFNFIRKMACNFGWDWGPTLVTAGIWQPIELHTWSVARLAEVRPLVTVTDNTGRVEAVVTVERAAAEPLTVSLAVAGVRTEAVIPAGVTSTVLTVDVPDPELWWPRGYGEQTRYPLDVTLRGPDGAALDTWQRRIGFRSTSLDTSEDEHGSAFTILVNETPILIRGVNWIPDDVFVTRVTRERYAARFTQAVDANVNMLRVWGGGRYESEDFYDLADELGLLVEQDFPFACAAYPEEEPFATEVEAEARAQVVRLASHPSLILWIGNNENIWGWHDWGWQEPLGDRTWGAGYYFELLPAIVAELDPTRPYWPGSPWSGRTDKHPNDPAYGSMHIWDVWNREDYTKYREYRPRFVAEFGYQAPPAYATLRRALSDEPLAHDSPGMAHHQKAGGGDAKLQRGLDAHLPAPVDFDDWHYLTQLNQARAISLGVEHFRALRPLCMGTIVWQLNDCWPVTSWAAVDGDGRRKPLWYALRRVYADRLLTVQPGDGGGLNLVAVNDGGVPWRTSVTVTRLTLDGEPAAKTALDLEVAPHSVATVPLPADLSTTDRPRHELLLAEAVGTGQRAFWFFAEDKDVAYPTAAYEAVVESSAAATGQVTRVRVTARTILRDLVLAADRLDPTAEVDEALVTLLPGETATFTVRSAGALEAAALTSRPVLRCVNDR
- a CDS encoding carbohydrate ABC transporter permease — its product is MSTTTTPQTPRSRRRAALTGRAPADTPGSLWNYVFLSLVILFSAFPLYWMLVIATSTDAALAKIPPQVVPGDQLLTNLREVFSMQDVYFIQSLANSAIVSTVVTVAVLFFCSLAGFAFAKLRFKGRNVLMVIVILTLTVPNQLGVVALYIVMGKIGWNGTLLAVIVPGLVSAFGVFYMRQFILEAVPDELVEAARIDGATTMRIYASIVLPAVRPALAVLGLLTFVGTWNDFQWPLITLNGTDYPTSMVAISDLASGNYVLYRRVLAGALVATIPLLIMLFVGGRQIVRGIMEGAIKS
- a CDS encoding carbohydrate ABC transporter permease — its product is MSVTRADPAAPPGGPAGRPTGRDEPDRHRWRNRLHRFDMRFTPYLLVAPFFLLFLVFGLFPIIFNGVVALRHWRLDDATLTGWAGLANFEKLLTDDDFWNALYNTFGIFVLSTVPQLTLALVIASVLNRRLRAQTWFRVGVLLPYVTPITASTLVFAVVFARDGGVANWVLSVLHLTGDEPIDWRSAKWSSWFVLATMVNWKWIGYNALLYLAAMQSIPRDIYEAAAVDGAGVWRQLWRITVPMIRPVVIFTVVLSTIGGLQLFTEPMLLEQNAQAARGGANGEWQTIAQLIYKVGWKDLNLGYAAAMSWALFLIIVVVAAVNALITNRLGGGKR